The sequence caaggaggctgatgcgggactccatcccaggaccctgggatcatgacccgagccaaaggcagccactttaaccaagtgagccactgaggtgtcccCTTTTCTTACCTTTTGGAGGTTAAGCAGGTCATCAAACTTTCCAAGTTtccacatcaacaaaacaaatcaTAATAACTGTCCTGTAATACCGTGGCTAGTCTGGTTACTCTTGTCACACAGCAAACTACTCCAAAACTTGGTGATGCAAAACAAACATCTGATCACTCTCAGAGATTCTGTAGGTCAGGGATTCAAACAGAATGCTATTTTGTTTGCCAGTGTTCCACAATGTCTGAGGCCTCACCTAGGAAGACTTGAAGGCTGGGGTGACTTGGCAACTCTATCTGGACCCATCTGGAAGTTTCTTCACTCACATGTCTAGAAGTTGATATTGGTTATCAGCTGGGAACTCAAGGCTGTTGATGAAAGCACCCATACTTGGGCTCTCGGTGCTGTGTGGTCTTCCTCACAGCATTGTAGCTGGCTTCCAAGAGTGAGCATCCCCAGAGGACCAAGTAGAGCTGTAGGCCCTTTAAGGCTTAGCCCAGAAGTCACAAGGCCTCACCTCTGCCGTAGCCACAGGCCCACCCAGACTGATGGGAGGGAACTTTAGTTTAGTATCAAAGTCGTATTGAAAGAAAAGTGTGTCACAGGAGACATTGCTGCGGCCATTTTGGGGAAATACAATATGCCACAGTTTTCAAGAGTCTGATACAAATAATAGCCAGCCTTTCCTGAGCACCAACTAGGTTAGGTGCTTGCAGGCTGTATCTGGCAGGAAAGCTAGTAACTAAGAGCCCAAACGCTGGAACCGAAGTGCCTGGGTCTGCCTCTTACCAGCTATAGAACTTCACACGTGCtactctgttgttgtttttttttaagattttatttatttattcatgagagacagagacagagacagagatagaggcagagggagaagcaggcttcctgctgaaccgggagcccgatgcaggacaagatcccaggaccctgggatcacaatctgagccaaaagcagacgcttaactgactaagccactcaggtgccccccacgCTCCCTTTTGTACCctagtatttttatctttaaaaataggggtgatcatagcacataccttcgaGGGTTGTTGTGAAGGGGCTAAGAGTGAACACATGGGACACCGAGAACGGTCCTTGCACACAGGAGCAGCCTTTTAAGTCCTGGCTGTCATCCCCACAGTAGCAGGAGGGGGACATGAGTATCGTTCCCATGTTCCAGACAAGAAGGCCTGGATTCAGAGGGGGCGTAACTAGCCCCAAACCCCTCAGCAGTGAAAGTCTGCCTGACTCCAGACCCCCTACCGCTTCACTTCACCCAGAGTCCCGTCCCACGTGGGACACCCTGTCATGGGGCATGTGGAAGCACTGAGGAAAACCAGTGTGGAGGTGGGGTAAGGATGGCTCTATGTCACCTGGGTCTCCTCACAGCGCAGCGACTGGGGGAATCTTGTGCCAGGACCAGCCACCGTCTCCACAGGCAGGGGTAAACAGTTAAGGACAAGGGAGTTCCTGCAGCCGCCTGTCACCTGGCATGAACACACACAGGGATGTGATCTGGGGATGTCAGCATACAGCTTGTGTTTTCTACCTCCTTAGCAAAAAATTGcccagaaaataatgaagatgatACAAGGAGATTTTATTGAAAAGCCAGACTTTGCCCTAAAGTCTATAGGTAAGTGagtccccctcaccccccatcccccactaaTCTACCCTCCTCAAGTTTCCCCAGAAGCTCTTCAGACGATAGATTTCTGTTCGGGTCTGATGCACTCTCTGCTACTGGAAAGTTCACGGTCAGAGATAACCTCTGTCCCCCAGATGATTTTCTTGCTACAATTTTCTGTTGTCTCAAAAGGGAGctaaggcagggagaggaggtagCTAACCCGTCTACCCATTCACCATCCTCCAGACCCAGAGGCCAGCAGAGCCACACCTGCCCCACGTCGGGGAGTCCAGCCACAAAAAAACCAACAGGGGCTGATTGCAAGTGGGAATCAATGCTGTGGAAAACCAGAACagatggttgggggagggggccccGGGCAGAGGGGTGTGCGGGAGGACCTTTGGGTTGCGACCTGGCCAGGAGGGAGAAGTATTTCAGACCCAGGGGAGTGCCTGTGATGTTACCCCCATGAGGACACAGCAGGAGCACAGGAGGGGCATAAGGAAGAAGGCGAGGTGGGGCGGGCAGGGTGGACTGGCTGCCTGGGCTAACCCAGACCCAAGGGCATGCAGGGTCATAGGGCGTTGGCTTAGACTCTCAGGGCAGGAGTGCCCTCCTCTGTGGAATAGTCCTAACAATAGCTGTGGAAATAATGAGGTTGACATCAATGCGGAGGGAAGGGCTTTGGTGGGCTAACTCATCTCCTCACATCAGTCCTGTGGGGTGGACGTTAGTATTCCTATTGGTGCTACTCTTCTTACTCCCATTTCCCAGAGAACACTGAAGTCCAGAGAGGGCCAGTGACTCACCCAGAGTGCTCACCTTGTGCCTGGTCTGGGCCCAATCTGACCCTCCCTCCCATACAGGGGCCTCCATCGACTTTGAGCAAACGTCAACCACGTACAACCACGACAAGGCTCGCTCCTACTGGAACTGGATCAGGCTGTGGAACTATGCGCAGCCCCCAGACGTGATCCTCGAGGCAGGGGGGATTGGGGGGACGAGGAGAGAGTGGCAGGGGTGTGGTCAGGGTTCTGGGAACAGGACCTGGAAGCGGACACTGGGGTGCGCACAAAGGGGGTGGGGCcccagggttgggggagaggtaggaacaggagacagaagaggcaggggcagggaagggcgGCCTGATTTGGCACTGGAAGGAGCTCCCGCACCTACCCCTCAAGACTTGAGGGTCAAGGAACCCTCACAGCCCCAAGCAggcccctgccctccctgtgcTGGGCTGAGGGAAGGCTAATTCTGGCTGCCAGCTCTCAGGAGAGCTTCCTGGAGTTGGTGGTGGTTGAGCTAAGCTTTGTCGATGGAAGGATCTGGCTCATCCAGGAGGCAAAGGGCAAAGGAGGTCCAGGGATCCAGGGTGGGACGAGGAATTCAccttcacccacccacccagcatAGCCCCCACTGCACCTGCCCCTTCCAGCCCAACATGACGCCTGGCAACTGCTGGGCTTTCTCGGGGGACCGAGGCCAGGTGACCATCCGACTCGCCCAGAAGGTCTACCTGTCCAACCTGACCCTGCAGCACATCCCCAAGACCATCTCGCTGTCAGGCAGCCTGGACACCGCTCCCAAGGACTTTGTCATCTACGTGAGCATGCCCCAGCAGGGAGCGAGGCTTGGCTAAGGGGACAGCCTCTTATGGTGGGACTCTAGGCACTCCCGTCTGCACAATCCAATGTGCTGGGGGGCCGGATGGGGCTCTGTTAAGGCTGAGGGTGACCAGGTTCTGAGTTGATCACAGCCTTTGAGGTTGGAAGACAAGTAACTACCTTATTTCAAGCCAAGCTTTTCAGAGCCAGTTTGGTCTTCAGATGCCAttaacaaggaaactgaggtccagaaaggGTCAGGGAAACACCCAAATCCTACAAGTCAATGATAGGAGAGGACCCTCAGGCTTTTGATTTCCAGTAGAGTGCTCTTTCCTAACCAATATTCTGTCCTGTAATGGAATGATGCCCAACGAGGTAGGGAATTCCCCATCCTGGGAGGTATGCAGGTCTCGGCTGCAGAGGGGCAGCATCCTCTGAAGACCCTGCCCGTATCTGATACTTTCTCCTTGGTTCTGATTCTACAGGGCATGGAAGGCTCTCCCAAGGAGGAGGTGTTCCtgggggcatttcagtttcagcCAGAAAACATCATTCAGATGTTCCAGCTCCAGGTAACTGAGAAAAGCAGCCCGTGTTGAGCACATATTGAATGTACACATGTGCAGGGCTTTCTCCAGGGAACCCCTTCTCATCCCCGGGTGTGCACAACAGTCACCAGCCCACGTGATAagcaaggaaactgagactcaaaagTATGGAGCCACTGCCCAGGGCAAAAAGTAGGATCCCGAGGAGATCCATCCAGCTTCTAGGATTACATCATTTCCCCCAGCCTGCCTGCTGCTGTTCCTCCAGGGACAGCAGATGTGGAACAGGCTGCTGCTGGCTTCCAAATTAACATCTCCACGCTGGGAGGCCCCGTCATCAGGTCCTGATCTAACAGAGGCCTGAAGGGGCGGAAGCTGGAACAGCAGCAGGACTATGAGGGATGGATGGTAGAATGCCACTGAGACTCAggctgacactgacccaaaccccgATCCCACAAACCTACGTGATCTTggccatttcctttctttctgggcctcaggttCCCCTTTGTAATTCCCTAGAAGGTTCAAAGCATCCAGTGAGATCTCAAAGGCCAAGACCCCAGCTTTTGCGCTGGACTTCATCCCTGGGTGGGGATGCGGGGTGGTTGCAAAAAGAGAAGGAGGCAGCTCTCACTGAGCAAATGTCTACCAGGTGGCAGGCCAGTTAGCTCCAGGACCTTGTTTCATGCCCACAACAAACCTAGGAAGCAGATATTACTCCTTCCATCCTAcagaaaggggaaactgaggccccacaGAGGGCAGCGATTTGCCCTTGGGTCCCGCAGCCCTATGTGCCAGGGCCCGACAGCTGGGATGCTTTCTCCGTCACAGTATATCGGTCCTTCTGGCCTCAGCAACTTCCATCCCAGTCCCTGAGTATCAATTTCCTGTGTGGCTTCAGGATAGTCCAttcttctctctgagcctcagttttcccacctgtgaaatgggagagTTCCCTTCCACCCCTAAACATCCCTCTGGACAGGCAGAGTAGAAGCTCCATGGCTCCATGTCTGTGAATCTCTTCCAGAACCAGCCTGCCCGAGCTTTTGGGGCTGTCAAGGTGAAGATATCGAGCAACTGGGGAAACCCACGCTTCACCTGCCTGTACCGAGTGCGTGTGCACGGCTCCGTGACCCCACCTAGAATGCCCTAGAGAGCACCCGAACCAGAGCCCCTATCCCCAGAGAGATTAAAGTTTATTCTTCACAGCCCAGCCCAAGTCTGAGTGTTTTTTGGCGCCAGAGGGATGGTGGGCTACCACGTGGTATCTGAGGCCATGGTTCAGAGTGTCCTGGCCCCCTTACAGGAGCTTCACGaggccccatttcacagatgcagaCAGTGAAGACTCCGAGCAAAAACTCGCCAAAGGTCGCCACTCACAAATGCAGCACCAGGATTTAAAGCTAGGCAGTCTCCCCTCTGTACCTAAGCCATCTCCCTGGCTTCACATCCCCTGGCTCTGCCCCTGACTCagctgtgaccttgggtaagacGTGGCCCACCCAGGGCCTCAGTGTACCCATCTGTACAACAGAACAAGATTGTGGCTGTTGTGTCAAACGAGGTGGGGGATTAAATGTCTCACCCTTGCCCACCACAGAGTGTTCCATCACACAGACCATCTACTGTGTGACATTAGACAGGACACACACCCTCTCTGGACCTCCTTTTTCCCAGGTATCACATATCTATTCCATGTTGGGCCTCCAGAGATGATAAGTAAACATAGTAAAAAGAACTCACAGaacgggagaaaatatttgtaaatgatatagcCGATAATGAATGAATATCCTGACCTTTAACCAGGCCGGGAAGGAGGGTTTTGATGTTGGCCGCCGCGGTGCGATGTGGTTCGAGATCCTGCCCAGGATTGGCGTCATGGCCGTGTGCTTGGTCATCCCCAGCATAGCCACGGCGCACATCCACAGGTTCACCAATGGGGGCAAGAAAAAAAGGGTTGCCTATTATCCATATCAGTGGAGTTTGATGCAAAGAGATAGGCGCATCTCTGGAGTTGATCATTACTATGTGTCAAAAGGTTTGGAGAATATCGATTAAGGAAGCATTTTCCTGATGGATGAAAAATAACTCAGTCATGCTCATCTAGCCCTTCTAAAGGTTATGCAGTGTATTAATGGAGtgcataataaaaaagtaaaattaaaaaaaaaatgaatatccaGAGTATAGCGAGACTCCTAAAATAACCACAACAAGaagaacctaaataaataaataatgggtgaaagacttgagtagacatttctcttTAGAAATATACAAATGGGGCTACCTTGGTTGCTCAGtcgctaagcagctgccttcaattcaatgatcccaggtcctgggatccagtcccacatggggctctctgctcagcaggaagcctgcttctccctcccccactccccctgcttgtgttccctctgtctctgtcaaataaataatataaaatctttaaaaaaaaagacaaactggctgccaaatacattttttaaaaatatactaatggccaataagcacactgaagatcactaatcattagagaaatccaaatcaaaactccaatgagataccatctcacatccattaggatggttattacaaaaaaaaaaaaagtgttggtgaggaggcGGAGAAATTAGAActctgtgcactgttggtggggacaCAAAATGACACAGCCACAGCggaaaacagcagggaggttcctcaaaatattaaaactaggggcacctgggtggctcagtgggttaaagcctctgcctttggctcaggtcatgatcccagggtccctggggtcgagccccgcatcgggctctctgctcagcggggagcctgtttcctcctctctctctccctctgcctgcctctctgcctacttgtgatctctgtcaaataaataaaatctttttaaaaaatatattaaaactagcATTGCCATtggatccagcaatcccactgctGGGTGCACACCCATAAGAACCGAAAGCAGGCTTTGCAAGAGGTATCTGAACACCCATGCTCATGGCAGCATGGTTTGCAACAACTAGAACGTGGAAGCAGCCCATGTGTCCGACAGCCAGTGAACAGACAAAATATGACATGtacacaccatggaatattattcagcctggaagaggaaggaaattctgtaataggctacaacacggatgaacctggaggacattatgctaaatgaagttcCAGAAAGACAGACGGTATGATTCCGCATACATGAGCTGCTGAGGATGATCCAATTCATAGAGACAAGAGGTAGACTGGTTGCCAGGGCCCAGGGGCCAAGggctggggagagtggggagcTAATGGTTTAACTGCAgagagtttcagttctgcaaaaCGGAACGAGCTATGGCAATGGTTGGTGGTGATGGGGGCCCCTGTTTAAGAATATAGTTAATACCACTGAGCTGTAACCTttaaaatagttaagatggtaaattttgctatatgtattttaccacgataaaaattctctctcacacacacacagctattaAAAATACCTTAAATCCATTAATGGAGAAAATTTGGGATACTTTAGAAACTTAAGAAAATCCTATAAATTCAGATAGCACATTCTATCATCACTGTATACTGTGAGAAGTACAGGTGtaaattttttgaagtttctcTTCCCTAAAGCAGGCACTCATTTTGCATGCATAATCTTTGCCTTAGCTGAGTCCTACCTGTTTACTATTTACTCAAGAGCTTATGGAAGTGCTGAAAACAGTATCCAGGGTCATTACCTACTGTGGCTCCAACCACCGAGCTCTCAGCACAGAGCATGGCACACAGTGGGCGCTGAGTAAATGATCACCAAGGTGGTTGTCAACCTCCATCCCCAGGCAGGCGATAGGAGGCCCAGTCCTCTGGGGAAGAGTGTGGTGACAGTGCCCCTAAGCAGGGCCCCAGGGTGGCAGACAAGCTGACAAAGCTGGAAAGGGCCCAGGGAATGGAGCCTACAAGGGAGAGAATTCTTCCAGGAAGGGGCAGGCAAGTATAGATGCTGGCAAGGGTCCAGCTGGGCATTAGAAGGATGAATAAATCAGAAATAGGTTAGTCTCCTGGGAGGGCACCCTGGACTGGCACCTGTCCTCGTGGAGAATCCGTCCCTCTGGCTATCCACCAGGCCCCTCACCAGCACCTGGCCCCAGGACCTGGCCTCCCACGGTCTCCACAGTGGGATGGGCTCCAAGGGGTCCCCTCTTACTCCTGCCACCCCAGGGCCGTTATCAGCAATTTATGGACCTGGTAGACAACCTGGCATTGTTTCCATAGATTTTGTTTAGACCCATTCTTGGGATTTAAAAACCACACCATACTGAGATTTGATGAAAAGCAGAGCCATAGACACCCCACTTCCTCCCACAAATGCCCTTCCCAGCCTCACTCAGGCATTCTACGTTTTCTTCCAGCCATTTGTCTTCTTTGTTGAATGCATATTTTGTTCAGcagttatttttgaaaactttatgTAGTTAAGTCTTTACCTTTATAGATTCTAAGTTGTATGCATTTCATGAAGAACCTGTCCAGTTCCAAGATGATAGCAATATGCTCCTACATTTCTACTGATTTTATTATGtctatgtctctctgtgtctatGACATATAGAATAGATATGTGATAGGTGATGGAtattgtgcacacacacaagatTCAGAATTATAAAAGCCCTTTAGTgcaactggaatttatttttgtgcacggtgtgaggtagggatctgGTTTAATTTTTGTTAAGTGACTACCCAAGGCCACAGTACGGTACCATTATTGAATCCATTATTGAATAGACCATCTTTCCTCTGCACCTTGGAAACAGAGTCAACGCATGGCTTCTGGTCTCTTTCTCACTTCATCCAGCCCTCCTCCTCGTCCTGCACCAGCACCATACCCTTCGAGTTAGCTTTGGAAAATGTGTTGATGTGTGCCATGGTGAGCACCCTGttctctatttctgtttctcATACACGTTCTCTACCAGGCAAGCTTACCCATCCTCTTGTGTCAACAAAGCTGCATTTTTTAACAGCTGGCCTTGCAGCGATTTTACAGATTCACGTATGAAGAATAAATCTTTTGGCCATGCCGGTTCTTCACTTCCCGGAACATGGagtcctctctctgtgtcttcaagTTCTCCTTCAATAGCTTTAGTAAAGTGTCATTGGTTTCCTCAAATGAATTCTGCATTTTGGGGTCAGATTTAATTTTAGATCTTTTACCAGTGGTAGgactattgtaaatgggatcttCACCCTCAGTGACATTTTTTGTGGTTATAGTAGCTGGGGAGGAAACTCCTGCTATGTGACACTCGTGTGGCACTCCATGGTTCCCACCCTCTGGAGGACTCAAGTAAATTCTCCCCAGTGCTCTAGAGGCACGCGCCTGTCACCCACAAGCATTCCATAATGCCCAGGTGTGTTCACCCTCACCAGCTCATCTCATCCCCACGGCATTGCCACAGATGAGACGGGCATCGAGTGGCAGAGAGACTTCCTGAGCTCACACAGTGAGTTTTGTGTAACAGTAACGTCAGCCCAACCCGCAGGCCCCTGGGGCTCGCTCTCCCTTCAACACTTCCCACAGTCATTTCAAATTCCAGAAGGTTTAGGTGGACTGACTGCGGACCCGTGAGTAGAGGGCAGGAATCCTGGGTTTTGTCCCAGCTGGGCCCTGCGAGCTGCCGATCCCCTCAACTCCCCCAGAACCCTGGGGGACAATCGCACAGACGGCACAGACAGAGCGTTCAATCCCTGGGGCGTCTTGTTCCTCGTGAGGGGCACCCGCTGCTTCAGCTCAGCCCCAGCCTGGATGACCAGGCTCCCCTTCCTTTGCCGTGGGTCTCCCCTTCACCTGCCCCCACAGTCCCTCCTCCAAGGTCCGTAAGCCCTGGGTTGGGTGGTAGAGGCCCGCAGCGATCTTGAAGGTCCTCTACAGGTAAGgagacaggcccctccccagagggACCCAGTCTCATCCCAGACCCACCACGGAAACCTCTTCAACCCAGCAGGGGGCAAGGAGTTGTTCCACCCCTGGGAGGGCTCCCTGCTGTGGCAACATCTTTCAGGGGAACAAGGGCCACCTCTAGGCCACagtccccccaccctcccagtaCACAATGAACAAGGCTGGCTGCCTGCCTGTCCCTTGGCCCACCCACGGGACTTGGCAGAGGAGTGGGCAGCCGGCCAAGGCGGGAGTTAGCTCTAGGCGGCGACCAAGGCAGACCGGAGGTGGCGAGTGCCAAACCACCCCTTAAGGCCCCCGGCACGGCGCCTCCGATAAACCTAGCTCAAGCTCCAGGATTTGAGCTAATCCCACTAATCCCTGGAACCCAGGCTAGGTAGGGCAGATGGGAGGGCCTcggcctccctgagcctcagagaCCCCTGGACCCTggaccccacctctgcctgctgttccttcaCTGTGTGACCTCGAGGAAGTCACCTCCATGTCCCCATATGCTACGATCTACTAGTCCTCACCTCCTCCTGGGCAGTGGTGGACCAAGGCCCCCAAACTGCTGGAGTGAAAGGTCCTTGTTGACTGTGGTGATGGGTGTGAGCCCCTCACcgacagagggaaggaaggaccaCATTCTTTCCTTGAGTCAAATCTAGCTCCCAGCCCTGACGCAGGCAGGCCAGGTGGGGCGGGGGAATCCCATGATGGTCAtttctcaggtcatggtcacccACCCAgggctcgggggtgggggtgacttAGCCTGAGAAGTGACTTCTGCTGGTCACCATGCATCATGGTCACAGGCGAGGACCCCGGAGGAAGCACCCCCATCTACTGCCCTTCTTCCCCCAACAGGG comes from Neovison vison isolate M4711 chromosome 8, ASM_NN_V1, whole genome shotgun sequence and encodes:
- the SUN5 gene encoding SUN domain-containing protein 5, which translates into the protein MPRSSRSPVDLCDPPEDVVRPRRVAPRGRNTCRVTEDNLSNPNPSDAFVLPIRLNAPAPGLTQCLLVCVSWITCLACFLRTQAHQILFNTCRCKLFFQKLMEKTGVLVLCAFGFWMFSMHLPSKMEVWQDDSINSPLQSLRMYQEKVRHHTGEIQDLRGNMTQLIAKLQLMEAMSDEQKIAQKIMKMIQGDFIEKPDFALKSIGASIDFEQTSTTYNHDKARSYWNWIRLWNYAQPPDVILEPNMTPGNCWAFSGDRGQVTIRLAQKVYLSNLTLQHIPKTISLSGSLDTAPKDFVIYGMEGSPKEEVFLGAFQFQPENIIQMFQLQNQPARAFGAVKVKISSNWGNPRFTCLYRVRVHGSVTPPRMP
- the LOC122915592 gene encoding NADH dehydrogenase [ubiquinone] 1 alpha subcomplex subunit 1-like — encoded protein: MWFEILPRIGVMAVCLVIPSIATAHIHRFTNGGKKKRVAYYPYQWSLMQRDRRISGVDHYYVSKGLENID